The segment TCGTAGATCTCCGGCAAGGTCGAGAGGCCGACGATCTTGATGGGGGAGCGGACGAGGCctctggtgaagaagtCGAGCGCCTCTCTGGTGTCTGCCCTGTTTCCGACGTAGGAGCCGACGATGGAGACAGACTTGACGACCTGGTTGAACACCTCGGACTTGCAGTAGGCGTTGGCTGGCAGCCCGACTAGCACAACGGTACCGTTGGCCCTGGCGTATCTGGTGGAGGCGGAGATGGCAGCCTCAGACACAGACACGTTGATGACGCCGTGGGCGCCGCCGTTGGTGGCGGAGATCACCTCGGCGATCACGTCCTTGCTCTTGGTGAAGTCGATGAAGTACTCGCCGCccagtttcttgaacagctgCTCCTTCTCCTCGCCGCCGTCGATGCCGAGCACCCGGTAGCCCATCGCCTTGGCGTACTGGACGGCCAGCGAGCCCAGCCCGCCGGAGGCGCCCGAGATGGCGACCCACTCGCCCGCACGCAGGTTCGCAGACTTCAACGCCTTGTACACGGTGATACCGGCACACAGGATGGGGGCCACCTCGGCCAAGTCGGTGCCGGCGGGGATTCTGGCCGCCTGCACCGCGTCAGCGGTCGCGTACTGCTGGAACGACCCGTCGTGCGTGTACCCGGAGAGGTCCGCGCTGGGGCAGTTCGACTCGTTCGCCTTCTCGCAGTACTCGCACGCCATGCACGACCCGTTCAGCCACTTGATCCCGGCAAAGTCGCCGATCTCCCACCCCTTCACCAGCGAGCCCTTGGCGACCACCACGCCGGCGCCCTCGTGTCCGCCGACCAAAGGCAGCTTCGTGGGCAACGGCCAGTCGCCCTTCCACGCGTGCAGGTCCGTGTGGCACACGCCTGAGTACTTGACGTTGATCAGGATCTCGTTGGGCTTGGGCTCGGGCACGGGGATATCCTTGTACTGCAGCTCACCGCCGTTCTTCTCGAAAATGACTGCCTTCTGCGTCTTTGGGAGTGACATGGGAACGATAATAATAGCTAATGATATCAGATAACAAAGTGAATACAACCACctctgatgatttttctttcCCGTCTCTGGTCCAGCCTCTGTCGCGACAGGCGTCCCCCTTATATACAACCCGGATAGCACTGCCAGCCCGCCAGCCCCTCTCGCATCTGCTTACACATCGATCCCCACTTTCCCTCGATGATGCCGAGGTCATTCAACCCAACAATCGCTTGCGTTGTTTCGATATTAATTACTGACGCCACTAATTTAATTACTGGCGCGCCGAACGCCCGAGCCCGTCTTAAGGCCTGGCGACCCATCGGAGAAGTGGAAGCACACGTTGCCATGTATAGTCTGTTGAGCTGTGTAGAAGGAGGTAGATGCTAGCTACATACGTTTGAGACGCTCGCTGGCGTCGCGGGCGTCGACCGTGGCCAGGATCACCGCAGCACGGCGCAGTTGCACCACGTTGGCGACCTGCTT is part of the Torulaspora globosa chromosome 7, complete sequence genome and harbors:
- a CDS encoding zinc-dependent alcohol dehydrogenase, encoding MSLPKTQKAVIFEKNGGELQYKDIPVPEPKPNEILINVKYSGVCHTDLHAWKGDWPLPTKLPLVGGHEGAGVVVAKGSLVKGWEIGDFAGIKWLNGSCMACEYCEKANESNCPSADLSGYTHDGSFQQYATADAVQAARIPAGTDLAEVAPILCAGITVYKALKSANLRAGEWVAISGASGGLGSLAVQYAKAMGYRVLGIDGGEEKEQLFKKLGGEYFIDFTKSKDVIAEVISATNGGAHGVINVSVSEAAISASTRYARANGTVVLVGLPANAYCKSEVFNQVVKSVSIVGSYVGNRADTREALDFFTRGLVRSPIKIVGLSTLPEIYEKMEKGQIVGRYVVDTSK